A single region of the Lotus japonicus ecotype B-129 chromosome 4, LjGifu_v1.2 genome encodes:
- the LOC130712903 gene encoding uncharacterized protein LOC130712903, with product MSQVSGKQDSIKGKIEKTSSGVKVIGLNAQSSAHSKKAYARKDSRTHASKRYMSSTRSQGTRDSPVLEDVSHEISSADEEADVEASAPQTEVPEMNSEPENEAHEEVSFEESTKSPPSVHEISDADDSDDVPLASVAARMKKRRRVPVEDTPSGSQKKAKSTTDVKSKGKQKVVDSSHKKVKKTAEKKKIPRIDLESESDVEVDVQDIRTSEKKKFSGKRIPSDNVLKWKYVCNRRIAKEREIGKDVLECKMIIALIDHAGLRKTVMDIRKCYEKLVKEFLVNLTDDVVIPGSAEFRKVYVRGKCVTFSPVVIDQALGRCAVEFFEEELSLDKVAKELTAGQVKKWPAKKLLSTGLLSVKYAILNRIGVVNWIPSHHTSAVSAIFAKLIYRIGTEIPFDFGSLVFAQTLKHAETCAVKLPISFPSLLTAIILKQHPDILRMDDVAFPKGTPITLDHHLFLDPHVLDIDMPSHMTSIPVSMYASGTQSVIAELEDLSKELQVSIKVTTERKLKVDALLLNLKEEAGHEDVAEEEGSEDLVEETSSSGI from the exons ATGTCTCAAGTCTCAGGAAAGCAAGACTCCATCAAAGGCAAGATTGAGAAGACATCTTCTGGAGTCAAGGTTATTGGCTTGAATGCGCAATCCTCCGCTCATTCCAAGAAGGCCTATGCAAGAAAGGATTCAAGAACTCATGCCAGCAAGCGCTACATGTCGAGTACGAGATCTCAAGGCACTCGTGACTCACCTGTGCTTGAGGATGTTTCTCATGAAATTTCCTCTGCGGATGAAGAGGCAGATGTTGAGGCTTCTGCTCCTCAAACTGAAGTTCCTGAGATG AACTCAGAACCAGAGAATGAAGCTCACGAGGAGGTTTCTTTTGAGGAGTCTACCAAGTCTCCTCCATCTGTTCATGAAATTTCAGATGCTGATGACTCAGATGATGTTCCTCTAGCAAGTGTTGCTGCCaggatgaagaagagaagaagagttCCTGTTGAAGACACCCCCTCTGGTTCACAAAAGAAGGCCAAATCCACTACGGATGTGAAGAGCAAAGGTAAACAAAAGGTTGTGGATTCCTCACACAAGAAGGTAAAGAAAACtgctgagaagaagaaaattccaAGGATTGATTTGGAATCTGAGTCTGATGTTGAAGTCGATGTTCAGGACATTCGGACTTCTGAAAAGAAGAAATTCTCTGGTAAGCGAATTCCATCAGAT AATGTTCTCAAGTGGAAATATGTTTGCAACCGCCGGATTGCAAAAGAAAGGGAGATTGGCAAGGATGTGCTTGAGTGTAAGATGATTATTGCTCTCATTGACCATGCTGGTCTAAGGAAGACAGTCATGGATATTAGAAAGTGTTATGAGAAGCTAGTGAAAGAGTTCCTAGTTAATTTGACAGATGATGTTGTTATTCCTGGAAGTGctgaattcaggaaagtttATGTTCGAGGGAAGTGTGTAACTTTTTCTCCTGTTGTGATCGACCAAGCCCTTGGAAGATGTGCAGTGGAGTTTTTTGAGGAAGAATTGTCTTTGGACAAGGTTGCCAAGGAACTCACTGCTGGACAAGTGAAGAAGTGGCCTGCTAAGAAGCTTTTATCTACAGGGTTgttgagtgtgaagtatgctattctgaACAGGATAGGAGTTGTGAATTGGATTCCCTCTCATCATACCTCTGCTGTTTCTGCAATTTTTGCCAAGCTGATCTACAGGATTGGAACTGAGATTCCTTTTGATTTTGGCTCCTTAGTGTTTGCTCAAACTTTAAAACATGCAGAAACTTGTGCTGTAAAGCTGCCCATTTCTTTTCCTTCGCTCTTGACTGCTATCATTCTGAAGCAGCATCCTGATATACTCAGAATGGATGATGTGGCTTTTCCTAAGGGTACCCCCATCACTTTGGATCATCATCTGTTCCTGGATCcccatgtcctggacattgataTGCCATCCCACATGACATCAATTCCTGTTTCCATGTATGCTTCTGGAACTCAAAGTGTGATTGCTGAATTGGAGGATCTCTCAAAGGAGCTGCAGGTGTCTATCAAGGTTACTACTGAGAGAAAATTGAAGGTGGATGCTTTGCTTCTCAATCTTAAAGAGGAGGCCGGTCATGAGGATGTTGctgaggaggaaggatctgaagaccTTGTAGAGGAGACTTCATCTTCTGGCATTTAA